A part of Biomphalaria glabrata chromosome 3, xgBioGlab47.1, whole genome shotgun sequence genomic DNA contains:
- the LOC106067857 gene encoding eukaryotic translation initiation factor 3 subunit K-like, with product MAEAMRATVATLLKGIDRYNPENLHTLERYVDMQASENTYDLEANLAILKLYQFNPSLYQPVPTALILLKALTNLPHSDFILCKCLIETSRLNEEPVSKVLRLANLLERASFQEFWAALEEDPDILIGIVGFEDSIRKFVCHVVASTYQTIRKEKLRQLLGNISDAHSSQWISKYGWTEMLDGYVFITNQEENIKTKNITEKISFDSVAAIMASGR from the exons atggctgaagCAATGAGAGCTACCGTGGCTACCTTATTGAAAGGAATCGATag ATACAATCCAGAGAACCTACATACTCTTGAGAGATATGTTGACATGCAAGCAAGTGAAAATACATACGACTTAGAAGCCAATCTGGCCATACTAAAATT ATATCAATTCAATCCAAGTTTGTACCAGCCAGTACCAACTGCTTTGATTTTACTCAAGGCTCTCACAAATCTTCCTCATTCAGATTTCATTTTATGCAAATGTCTTATTGAAACTTCCAGG TTAAATGAAGAGCCTGTATCAAAAGTTTTGAGGTTAGCAAATTTATTAGAGAGAGCCAGTTTCCAAGAGTTTTGG gCTGCATTAGAGGAAGATCCTGATATACTAATTGGCATTGTTGGATTTGAAGACTCAATTCGCAAAT TTGTTTGTCATGTTGTAGCATCAACCTACCAGActatcagaaaagaaaaattgagaCAACTGCTTGGAAATATCTCCG ATGCTCATTCCAGTCAGTGGATCAGCAAGTATGGTTGGACTGAGATGTTAGATGGCTATGTCTTCATCACCAATCAAGAAGAAAATatcaaaactaaaaacatcacAGAGAAAATCTCATTTGACA GTGTTGCTGCAATTATGGCTTCTGGGCGATGA
- the LOC106067861 gene encoding TATA box-binding protein-associated factor RNA polymerase I subunit A-like, translating into MEMNDTSKKLKDIFLLLVPENDCPLSEEDQTRKKELVEFFEHLNLYSRRLNDYFHCTSTNNFYELVPRFLHLLRECLLTHQWQKALKLITALSNEARGQDSTMWKVGLACLFQDEERNSRLIQQFVNQVYILKGLAVVEVMLDYLLFLILKLNIEDAKGLVQELKLKTLFCSQLTNERRSMAHTLFFAYQGLVLYVEWKMVLMKIDDEEMEMDLISQKLSQGATANSARSIADRAVEYLITVKDLPGIWDIFISRIVEIYEYYGNTDEARELLTSYRDRNPSNPNAHFYLYKFEMNQDENPETRLDCLKQILRLDPSNELCLTLYNLLEEFLEPRSVVYLFDFLDYEHCCHNEYVWEALADKLSQVNDNPLLAEIVREQWDIRRKWWPQTRLSITTNQIKISTRCQSLIQRVKDSLLCMGNDKT; encoded by the exons ATGGAAATGAATGACACATCAAAGAAACTG AAAGACATATTTCTCCTCCTTGTTCCTGAGAATGACTGTCCACTCTCTGAAGAAGACCAAACCAGAAAAAAGGAATTAGTTGAATTTTTTGAGCATTTAAATTTATACTCAAGAAGACTAAATG ACTATTTCCATTGCACTAGCACCAACAATTTTTATGAATTAGTTCCACGCTTTCTGCATCTTCTAAGAGAATGTCTTCTTACCCATCAATGGCAAAAAGCACTTAAGTTGATCACAGCTTTATCTAATGAAGCAAGGGGACAAGACTCTACAATGTGGAAG GTAGGACTTGCCTGTTTATTTCAAGATGAAGAGAGAAACAGTCGCCTTATCCAGCAATTTGTAAA TCAGGTTTACATTCTGAAGGGACTTGCTGTTGTTGAAGTCATGTTGGATTATTTGCTGTTCTTGATACTGAAATTGAACATTGAAGATGCCAAAGGACTTGTGCAG GAGCTGAAgcttaaaacattattttgtagTCAGCTGACCAATGAAAGAAGATCCATGGCACATACTTTGTTCTTTGCTTACCAAGGCTTGGTATTGTACGTTGAATGGAAAATGGTTTTGATGAAAATAGATGATGAGGAAATGGAAATGG ACCTTATATCTCAGAAGTTGTCTCAGGGAGCTACTGCTAACTCTGCTAGAAGTATTGCGGACAGAGCTGTAGAATATTTAATCACAGTCAAAGATTTGCCTGGCATTTGGGATATATTTATATCAAGGATAGTTGAG ATATATGAATATTATGGAAATACAGATGAAGCCAGAGAATTATTAACTTCTTACAGAGACAGAAACCCTTCCAATCCTAATGCCCACTTTTACTTGTACAAGTTTGAAATGAATCAAGATGAAAACCCAGAAACTCGTCTAGATTGTCTTAAG CAAATTCTGAGGTTAGATCCAAGTAATGAACTTTGTTTAACATTGTACAACCTTCTCG AGGAATTCTTAGAGCCTAGGTCAGTCGTCTACTTGTTTGACTTCCTGGACTATGAACATTGTTGCCATAATGAATATgtctgggaagcactagcagaTAAACTCAGCCAAGTGAATGACAA CCCACTTTTAGCTGAGATTGTTAGAGAACAGTGGGACATACGCAGAAAGTGGTGGCCTCAGACCAGATTGAGTATAACaacaaatcaaattaaaatatcaaCCAGATGCCAAAGTCTAATTCAGAGAGTGAAGGATAGTTTGTTATGTATGG gaAATGATAAAACCTGA
- the LOC106067859 gene encoding SUMO-activating enzyme subunit 1-like — translation MDSQSSMDLITEDEAELYDRQIRLWGLDAQRRLRAASVLLIGLKGLGAEVAKNIILSGIKAITLMDHNPVDEEDQMSQFFVSTVAPGQNRAEASASNAQLLNPMVTVTTDTNNPAGKDDNFFKEFDVICATCCPPSLLCRLDKLCFENNIKFFAGDVYGYYGFTFSDLGTHEYLHEEVKVLKPKEGEGQSKTTEKTITSKEKIVFTRLEDELQFDWTADTPAMQKKIRQTPSTFFITRVYQEFLEVHGRRPCISSLEADTKELQNIRLQLLNKLGVPAKVIPEDFYKYGFGELSPVCAIVGGILGQEIIKAVSQKDAPLNNFFFYNGVTDDGLVDKITL, via the exons ATGGATTCACAATCGTCGATGGATCTCATAACTGAGGATGAAGCAGAATTATATGACAGACAAATACGTCTTTGGGGTCTGGATGCACAGAgaag gttaAGAGCTGCCAGTGTTCTTCTAATTGGATTGAAAGGTTTAGGAGCAGAAGTTGCCAAAAATATTATTCTTTCTGGAATTAAAGCTATAACATTAATGGATCATAATCCA GTGGATGAAGAAGACCAGATGTCTCAGTTCTTTGTGTCTACTGTAGCACCAGGACAAAAT AGAGCAGAAGCTAGCGCAAGCAATGCACAACTGTTAAACCCAATGGTGACAGTTACCACAGATACAAACAACCCCGCTGGAAAGGATGACAATTTCTTTAAAGAGTTTGATGTCATCTGTGCGACTTGTTGCCCACCCTCTTTGCTCTGCCGTCTAGATAAGCTCTGCTttgaaaataacattaaattctTTGCTGGTGACGTGTACGGATATTATGGTTTCACTTTCTCTGACCTGGGAACTCATGAATATTTACACGA AGAGGTGAAGGTTTTGAAACCCAAGGAAGGTGAAGGACAGTCAAAGACAAcagaaaaaacaataacatcaaAAGAG aaaatTGTCTTCACCCGACTTGAAGATGAATTACAGTTTGACTGGACAGCTGATACACCTGCCATGCAGAAGAAAATACGTCAGACACCATCCACATTTTTCATTACCAGAG tttacCAAGAGTTTTTAGAAGTGCATGGTCGACGCCCTTGTATCTCATCTCTTGAAGCTGACACTAaagaattacaaaatatacgcctacagcttttaaataaattaggtGTTCCTGCCAAAGTTATTCCAGAAGACTTTTACAA gTATGGTTTTGGTGAACTGAGTCCAGTTTGTGCAATAGTTGGTGGTATCCTTGGTCAAGAAATCATTAAG GCTGTTTCACAAAAAGATGCTCCCCtgaacaatttctttttttacaacgGAGTGACAGATGATGGCTTGGTGGATAAAATTACATTATAA